In the Bacteroidota bacterium genome, CTTTCTGCTGTTGCAGATGTTTCTTTTTCTGAAGGCCCGCCCATGATACAGTCTGAAAATTCTTTACTGAGAGGAACGGTGCTCTTCAATGTGCGCGAACGCGATCTTGGAAGTACAGTGGAAGATGCAAGAAAAAAAATTGAACAGGCGATCAAAAAACTTCCGAAAGGATATTTCATTGAATGGAGCGGACAGTGGGAAAATGAGATCCGTGCTACGAATACTCTTAAAATTATTGTTCCGATCGTGATCTTCATCATTTTCCTCGTGCTCTACATGGTTTACAAATCACTGCGCGAAGCATTTTTCAGTTTGATCACCGTGCCGTTCGCACTCATCGGTGGCGTGTACATGATCTATTTCTATCACGTGAATCTTTCTGTTGCCGTAGCTGTAGGATTCATTGCACTTTTCGGAATTGCCGTGCAAACCGGAATTTTTATGGTGATCTATTTGCACGAATCGATGCACGATCTGGTGAAACTACGCGGCAATTCGCGCGAAACGATCAGTGATGCTGACTTACGCGAATATGTTTACCGCGGTGCAGCGCAACGACTCCGCCCGAAGATCATGACCGTATGTGTTGCACTTTTCGGGTTGATCCCTGTCTTATGGTCGCACGGTGTGGGAAGTGATGTGATGATCCCGATCGTGTTGCCGATGATCGGCGGAGTATTCACTTCGTCGATACATGTGTTGCTCACTACTCCTGTTGTTTTTGAAATGACAAAAAGATACGAGTTGAATAAATTCGGAAAAATGGATATGGTAGAATCGTCGATCAAACACTGAGCCATGAAAAAAAATCTGGTCATTTATTTTCTTTCCTGCGTGTGCATGCACGCAAGTGCGCAAACGCTCTCATTGCGCGCGGTACTGGATTCCATTCAAAAAAATAATCCGCTCCTGTTGTCTTATGCAAACAGGATCAACGCCGACAGCGCTATGATCCCTGCAGCATCTGCATGGATGCCGCCGACTGCGGGAATTGAATTTGACAAGAATCCTTATTCGTTCAATAATTTTTACAATGGGGTTGTGCGCATTTCTATCATGCAGAATTTTCCGAACAGGAAAGTGATCGATGCCACCAGTGCTTATTACGGATCGTTTTCCTCCATTGACCTGAATGAATATTGTTATCAGCGCAATAAACTTTTTTCGCAGGCGAAGGAAACGTATTTCAATATTTACATCACGCAAAAAAATATTTCGATCCTCAACCAGAATATTGCAACACTGGAATCGATGATTGATCTCGCAGAAAAACAAATGGCCACCGGTAAAGGAGATCTTTCTTCCATTTATTTATTGCAGGCAAAAAAAGAAGAAGCGCAGGCAAAACTCATTCACGAACAGAACATGATCCTCGCCGACATGGCTAATATCGATTACCTGATGAATGCAGATGTGCGCAAAACATTTTCGATCGACACGAACAACGTAGTCCGCGATTACAGGAATCTTTTATTTGAACCGGAAAAAGATTCATTGGAAACAAGGCGCAGCGATATTATGCAAATGAACAGCATCATCTACTCGATGAAACTGAAACAAAATATGACAGCACTTTCTTCGCGTCCCATTTTCGGATTGAAAGTAGAACACTTCGCTATCATGGGTATGCCGGATATGTTTTCCGTGATGGGAACCATGACCATCAATATTGCTCCGTGGTCGGCAAGAAAATATAAAAGCCAGGTTCGCTCTATGGGATTTCAGATCCTTGACATGCAGCAGCAAAAACAAAACATGGTGAACATGACCTTCAGTATGATCCAAATGCTGACGATAGAAATGAATTCGGAATATCGCGAAGTGGATACTTATTCGAATAAAGTAATTCCTGCTTACCAGAAAAGTCTGGATGCCAATTTACTTGCATACGGACAAAATTCAACGAGCATGACCATGGTGCTCATGTCGTATGACGATCTTCAAATGGCGCAAATGGAATACCTGAAACATCTCGGAACATTATTGAATGTACAAGCTTCCTATGAAAGAGAAATGCAGATACAATAACAGAGAACGATCAATGTTGCGATCGCTTTCCTGCTTTTGCGGGTTGCTGCTTGTTTTTTTCTTTTCATGCAATACTGCTGAAGAAAAAAAACAAACCGGTGATTCTACAAACATTTTGAAAAGACGTGTCGTCGATTTTTCTTCTGTACTCAAACCTGTCTCTTCCTCTGTGCTCTCCAATGTCAAAGTCATTTCCCCCATGCAGGAAACTCTTCCGCTGATCGTTGATGCCACCGGTTACATTGATTACGACAATTATTCTAAATGGGATATTTCATCGCGCTACTCGGGGCGAATTGAAAAACTTTACATCCGTTACAATTACCAGCACGTGAATAAAGGAGAAATGCTTTTTGAAATTTACAGCCCGGACCTGGTGACGGCGCAGGAAAATTTTGTTTATGCGCTGCAGAATTCGGCGGGCGATACAGCGTTGATCAATTCGGCGCGTGAAAAATTAATTCTTCTCCAGTTTACCAGCGACCAGATTCGTGAGATCGAATCTTCACGGGTGGTAAAGAATTCATTACCCGTTTACAGCAAATTTGATGGATACGTTCGTGAAATACCAATGGAAACAAACTCAATGGCCAGTTACCAGCAGAGTCCGTTGCTCTCTGTGCGTGAAGGAATGTATGCTGACCGCGGGCAAATTCTTTTCAATGTTGTGAATCAACAGAAATTCGTTGCAATGCTGAAAATCAAATCAGATGACCTCGGGAAAATAAAACTGAAACAGGAAGTGACTTTTTACATTGATAATGATTCCAGCATGCAGATGAACGGAACAGTTGACTTTATTGATCCCGTTTTTAATTCGGACTCAAAGACGCTGAACATTCGCGTGAATGTGAATAACAATAAGAATATGCACAAGATCGGAAGCCTGGTAAATGCAAAAATAAATTCCGGAAATGCTGACGGGCTTTGGTTGCCGAAGAGTGCAGTGATCGATCTCGGATCAGAAAAAATTGTGTGGATACTGAAAGACGGATCTTTCAGATCGGCAAAAGTTGAAACGGGACAATACTCCGGCGGAATGGTAGAAATAAGAAGCGGGCTCACTGGAGCAGACCAGGTAGCAGCCGAAGCACATTTTCTTTCCGACAGTGAAGATTTCATAAAAACTCCAGGCGATGAAAAATAAAATATTTTTTCCGGCGCTTATTCTTCTCCTTTTTTCCTGCCGTGGAAAACCGAAGGAAAAGATCGGGGCGAATGAATATTATGTGTGCTCGATGGATCCGCAGGTAATGGAAAAACAACCGGGGCCCTGCCCGCTCTGTAAAATGCCCTTGTCAAAAGTTACGATCGACACCACGGAAAATGTTGTTCGCCTGAGCAAGGAACAGATCCGGCTCGGAAATATTCAAACCAATATTGTGAAGTACGACAGCATTGGCGAAGAAAAAACACTCACCGGAGTTTTTGCCATCAACCAGAATTCACAGCAACAGGTTTCTTCGCGATTCAACGGCCGGATCGAAAAACTGTACCGGAAAATTCCGGGTCAATCAATCAGTGAGGGAGATCTTATTTATGATGTTTACAGCAGGGATCTTATGCAGGCAGAGCAGGAATATATTTTTGCACTCGATCGCATCAATTCACTTTCGGGATCAACGAATAACAAAGAACTTTCTGAATCGGCGAAGAATAAATTAGTGTTGTGGGGTTTGACAGAAAAACAAATTGACTCTCTCGTAATTTCTAAAAATGCAACGATCGTCAATCACATTTACAGTAAAGTTTCGGGAACGATCACAGAAATTCCGTTCAGGGAAGGCGATTATATTGATGAAGGAAGTACCATCTTTAAATTGGCCGATCTCTCTTCCTTGTGGGTGGAAGCGCAAATTTATTCCGGCGAACTCGGAACATTTGAATTCGGAGATCAAGCAGAGATCACGCCGGAAGCATTTCCAGACGAAACGATCGAAGGTGAAATTGATTTTGCAAATCCTTCACTGCAACCGGAAACAAAAATAAACCTGCTCCGCATCAGGGTGTCGAATGCAAAGAAAGAATTCATTCCGGGAATGATGGCATTCGTGGTTCTTCGTTCAAAAACAAAAAAGGCCATAACACTTCCAACAGATGCAGTAATACAGAACGGAAAATTTTCGCACATCTGGATCAGGATCAAAGACGGCACATACCAGGCGAGAAAAGTTGAAACGGGAATTCAGACCAAAACAAAAATTGAAATAATTTCCGGTTTGAGCGAAGGAGAAGAAGTGGTGACTTCGGGCGCTTACCTTGTCTATAGCGATTATGTTTTCGCGCGTGGAAAATATCCGTTTGCCGGAAGTGCCGGCAATGCGATGGGCAATATGAAAATGGATCATCATTGATGCCCATGAATGCCCTGTTAAAATAGATCAAGCGAAAGTTAAATCAGATCAAGTCGTTTGAAAATTCATTGGAGAATTTGAAATAAACGTGCAGGTTTAAGAAGAAAAAAGCCGGAATTCACCCTAAAATGGTTTAACTTTAGTACTCAATTAAAAACAAAAAAGCCCAACGCTCAATCCTAACCACATGAAAAAAACCTTACTCCTTCTCAGCACCGCATTTCTCGGAGCGTTTTCAATGAACGCACAGACGGCTGTAAATTTCAACTGCAATGATTGTGCAGGAAATAATCATGATCTTTTTACCGAGCTCGCTGCCGGAAAAATTATTGTGATCACCTGGGTAATGCCTTGCGGTGCGTGCATCAGTGTGGCTTCAACAGCTTCAAATACTGTTGCGGGTTACGCATCTTCAAATCCTGGTGTAGTTAAATTTTACCTGACCGATGATTATGCAAATACTTCCTGTGCCACACTCACAAGTTGGGCAAGTACGAACAGCATTACCACCGATGCCACTTTTTCCAATGCCTCTATTAGTATGACGGATTATGGAACAGCTGGAATGCAGAAGACTGTTATTCTCGCAGGAGCAAACGGAACAGTTTATTATAATGTGAACGGAACGGTGAATGCTTCTGCTATGCAGACGGCGATCAACAATGCACTCGCTACCGGGATCAACACAAACAATTCTTCTTTCGCGCAGCTCAATGTTTATCCAAATCCATCTGTTGGAAACAGTACAACAGTAAGTTTCGATCTTGCAAAAACTTCTGATGTGACTTTAGATATTTTCAATGTGGTGGGTGAAAAAGTAGAAACGGTTTCACTTGCAAAAGAAACAGCAGGAAAACATGAGGTTGCTGTTGATCTCACAACATTCAACAACGGAGTTTACTTCGTTCGTTTGAATGATGGAAAAAATTCAGCAACTACGAGGATGGTTATTGCCAACTAATTTTTCAAAAATTTCGAGCCTGCATTTTTTATAAAAATTAATGCAGGTTTTTTTCTGTCGAACATTTTAAAATCTTCCGATCATGCGTTCAGTTCTCTTCCTTCTTTTGATGTTGGTGTTGCCGGGTAAAATATTTTCGCAGGGATGTTGCTCAGGTGGAAGCGGAAGTCCGATTGCGGGTGGAGCTTCACAAGGAGTTTTGCTAGACCGGCAAATGGAAATTGCCACAAATTACCAATACATCAGCACCAATACCTTCAAAGCCGGAGACAGGGATACTTTGCCGCTGTTTGATAATTTCAGAAGCGACTACTTGTATTTAAAAGCCGCTTATGGTATCAGCAAAAATTTTACGATGTCCGTTGAATCCGGATATTACCTGAACAAAACACAAAGTGGTTTAAAAGACATTGATACGATCAAGTGGCATTCGTCAGGCATCGGCGACCTGATATTTTTTCCGCGGTATGACCTTTTCAATCATACGGAAGAAAAAAAGCGAACAGAAATTACGGTGGGGTTGGGATATAAAATTCCATTAGGGAGATTTAATGATTCTACACTGGTTTACATCAATCCGTACAACGGGCATAATACGTACACCACTTCTCCCCCATCGATTCAGGCTACGAGCGGTTCAAACGATTTTATTTTTTATGGATTCTTTTTCCGTGGATTTCCACTGAAGAATTTCAGGTTGTTTGCAAATGTCCTTTACATCAAAAAAGGATGGAATCCGCTTGGGGAAAAAATGGGCGATTATTCCAGTGTAGGACTTTTCTTCGGTACCACCTTATTTAAAAAACTTGGAGTTACGCTACAGGTAAAAGGTGAGCATGTGAGTAAAATGCAGGCTGCAAAAAATGTGGATCTTGTTGCCATGTACAATGTTGATATCAATTCGACCGGCAGCAGGAAAATTCTTTTCGTTCCTCAGGTGAGTTATTCCTACAAGAGTTTTACAATTTTCGGGCTGAGTGAAATTCCTTTGTATCAATATGTGAATCGTGTGCAGGTCGGTTCACATTTCCAGCTAACAGTTGGTTTGTCCTACCGTTTTTTCACTTACAAAAGTGGCGTAGTAAAACCGGAAAACAGTTCAGCTGCTGTTTATTATTGCCCCATGCATCCGGAAGTTACTTCTACTGTTCCTGCAAAATGTCCGAAATGCGGAATGGATCTTGAGAAAAAATCCCAATGAAAATTACAAAAGGGCATCTCTAAAAACACAGAAATGCAAGGCGGGCAAGTCCGAAAAACCGGAGTTTACTTTTCGTAAATGAGGATTTTGAGGACGTAGCCCAACGCAGCAGTTCGAAGTTATTAGAGATGCCCAAAAAACAAATTCCAAAACTTTCATGAGTTCGTTTGGAGTTTGGGATTTAGCGTTTGTATAATTTTTATTTTTTCTCTACAGCCCTGCTTCTTTCCACGCTAATGCAGCAGCGCCAAGCACAGCCGCATTATCCGGCAATCCCGACATTTCTATTTTCACTTTTCCTTTGTAGTTGCGCAGAATATATTCGTCAAAATATTTTCTTGTTGGTTCGAGAATATGTTTTCCTGCTTTGGCAAGTCCGCCATAAAGAAAAATATGCGACGGACTTGTTACCGTTACCATATTCGCGAGTGCAAATGCCAGTTTTTCTGCGGTGAAATCCATCAGTCGAAGGGCAAGATGATCTCCGTGTTCGGCCGCGGATGCAATGTGTTTACTTTCGAGTTGATCGAGCGGAATACTTTTCAATTCACTTTTTTCTTTATCGGATCCGATCATTTCTCTCGCCGTATTTACAATTCCGGTTGCAGATACATAAGTTTCGAGACAACCTTTTCTTCCACAACCGCAGAGCCGCCCGTTTTTTTCCACGATCACGTGTCCTAATTCTCCTGCAAAACCATCGTGCCCGTAAAGCACATCGCCATCCACAACAAATCCGCTTCCGAGCCCGGTTCCGAGTGTGATCACTACAAAATCTTTCAGCCATTTTGCATCGCCGAAAAGTTGCTCGCCCAGCGAAGCAGCATTCGCATCGTTGGTAAGTTTACAGCGACGAAAAGTTTCTTTCTCCATCATTGCGGTCAATGGAATAATTCCGGGCCACGGCATGTTGGGCGCAAATTCAATACTTCCTGTAAAATAATTCGCGCTCGGTGCGCCGATCCCTGTACAAACGAGTTCAGTTCCCGTACTTCTCAACCCGTTTTTCATGTGTGTAACGGCTGCCTCCACCCATAATTCCGGAGTTGCATAAGAACGCGTATCCATCTTCGCGCTGAAATGAATTTTTCCTTCGCGATCCACCAGAGCGATCTCTGTATTCGTTCCGCCGATGTCTATTCCTGCTACTACTTGTTGTTTCATGTTATGAGAGATGAAAACTGAGAGTTTAGAACTGAGAGATGAGAATTATTTTTTCAACTCGATAGTCTAAGTTCCCAGCTCTAAGTTCTATTTCACAAAATAATCAGAATCGAGTAAAGTATTTTTATCATGCTGGTAAAGTGCATAGTTGAATCCTTTCTGTAATCCGTAAGCGCCGTGTTCCCCTTTTTTATTTATGGTGAGAATTCCAACCTGGAAATCTTTATAGTTAGTATTTTTTTTCACGATGCGGTTAATTGCCTCTTCGCAGGCTTCCTGTGGAGTAGCGCCGTGACGCATCATTTCCACAGCAGTGTGTGATGCAAGTGTGCGCAAAACAGTTTCACCGAGGCCCGTGCATGTTGAAGCGCCGACTTCATTATCGAGAAATAATCCTGCGCCAATGACGGGAGAATCGCCGATGCGCCCGTGCATTTTCCACGCGAGCCCGCTCGTTGTGCACACGCCTGCAAATTTTCCATTCTTATCGAGCACGAGCAATCCAATCGTATCGTGATTCTCAATATTGATCACCGGTTTGTAATTTTTTTCTTTGCACCAATCGTCCCACGCTTTTTTCTGAACGCCATTCAATTTGTTCGGAAGAATTTCAATTCCTTCTGATTTTGCAAAAAGTTCTGCGCCACTTCCAACAATCATTACATGGGGAGTTTTCTCCATCACTTTTCTTGCAAGTGAAATCGGATGCGCAACGCCCTGTACAAATGAAACTGATCCTGCCATTCCATCATCGCTCATGATACTTGCATCGAGCGTAACAATTCCTTCCCGATCGGGATATCCGCCGAGGCCAACGGAAGTATTGGTGGGATCTGCTTCGACAACCATCACACCGCTTTCAGCTGCATCGGTAGCAGAACCGCCGTCATTTAATTTTTTCCACGCTGCATCATTCGCAGGCATTCCGTGTTTCCAGGTGGAGATCACAATAGGAAATCCTTCCGTTGAATTTGGATTTTTCTTTTTGCCTAATTTTTGTTTTTTATCACTCATAGCAAATGAAGACACGCCTGTTGCAGCGAGTGCCGTGGTGAGAATTCCTGTTCTTAAAAATGACTTTCTGTTCATGGAGACGGGGTGATAATTTGACTAAAGGTACTAAGAGGGGACGGAATGCGGACGGTGCGGACGTGCGGAATACAAATCAACCAGGTTTCTTCCCAACCAAGTTAGTATTTATTACCCGCTTGATCAATGCTCTGTCATTCGAGAATCGGATCATGAGTCCTAAGAGTTTATTCATTGACAACAGGTATTGATTCAATTGAGCATAATCACCAGAACTAAAATATATTCCACGCTTTAGTTCAAGAATGATTTTGTCTTCGATCAGGAAATCAACTCGCCCGTTGCCGATCTTTTCTCCATCATAAATTACGTTACAAGTAACTTGTTCTTGCACAATCAAACCTTTTTTCTTCAATGCATTTGATAATGCTTTCTGATAAATTTTCTCCAAATGTCCAGGACCGATTGATTTGTAAACATCATAAACGCATCCGTTAATGACATAAGTCAAATCAGCATAAAGCAATTTTTCATTTAATATTTTTTCCATAAGTAATGATTTTGTGGCAAAAGTATTTTCGACAAAACAAAATGTCAAGTCATGTTGATAAGTACTTCCGCATGTCCGCACCGTCCGCATTCCGTTCCCAGATTTCCGCATGTCCGCACCGTCCGCATTCCGTTCCCAGATTTCCGCATGTCCGCACCGTCCGCATTCCGTTCCCAGATTTCCGTTCCCAGATTTCCGCATGTCCGCACTGTCCGCATTCCGTTCCCTCCGGTTATTCTATCTCAATTTCGTCTGCAAATATCCACGCCGGACTTCCTTTTCCCGGGTGCCATTGCGGGCAAGTTCCGATATTTTTTGCAACGACTTTTATGTAGCGCGCTTTTGTTTTTTTCACCGAAAGAAATTGATTGCGTATGGTTCCATCTCTTTTCGGATCGATATTATTTGCAACGGAATCGATGATCGTGAAATTTTTTCCATCGGAAGAAGCGTAGAATTTTATTTCGGAAGGCATGAATATCCATGCGCCCTGATCCTGCAAACATCCGAGTGAAATTCTCGAAACATCTTTTACTGAACCAAGATCGATCACTGCATCCAGATCTTTTCCTTCATAACCCTGCCATTCACCCGTGCGGAAATTATCGGAACCCATTATTCCATCGATCAGCGCGTCATCTCCTCCGCCGGTGTATTGATTTTCATATTGCGTATTTAATTTTATAGAACGGCCTCCTGGAATTTTTGTGTATTTGAAATCGACGGTGTCGCTGTGCTGACCGATTTCGTTTACGGTAAATGCTTTGATCGCGGAAGTTTCTTTGATGTCGAATTTCCATGTCGTTTCTGCAAACGCGTTTCCGTTAATGCTCTGGAATATTTTCACTCCTGGAACCTCGTAGTAGAACAGATGCATCACATCGGTAAATGTTCTTTTAATATTCGGACCAAAGAAAAGATTATTCGTTTCATAGAAATCTGTCATCTCAATTCGTGGAGGAAGCGGAATGGCGGCCTGGTCTGAGCAAACATTCACTTCCTGCCAATTCGTTCCGATCCTGATCAAAGCAAACTTTCCTCCTTTTGCAATTTCATTGAATGCAATTTCATTTTTGTGAATTTTCTTTCCATTCAAGTCAGCAAAAAGATATCCCGCTTTGAATCCTTCAGGAAGTTTGAGTTGATCTGTATCCTTTGTCAAGTCATTGATCTCAAAATCCTTTCCTGATTCAAGATGTAAAACAACATGATCAAATCCTGGTTCTGTTATGGAATAATCACTTGTTCCTGGACTCACATCATACATCCCCATCATACTCATCACGTACCACGCACTCATTTGCCCGCAATCTTCATTACCGCAAAGTCCGTCGGGCTTATCTGTGTATTGCTCATTACAAATTTTAGAAACGATCTTCTGCGTTTTCCATGGCTCCGAAGTGTAATCATACAAATACGCCATGTGATGACTTGGTTCATTTCCCTGCGCGTATTGCCCGATCATTCCTGAAATATCTGCCTGGTCTCTTCCGGAAGTTGCGGATGAAGTGGAAAATAATTTATCCAAAAACTCAATGAACTTTTTATCACCTCCATGTGCCGCGATCAATCCGGGAATGTCCTGTTGCACTGCCAATGAATATTGCCATGCATTCGCTTCGGTGTAATGGAAATTAACTTCATTCGGATCGAACGGAGAAGAAAAAGAATTGTTCAGGCGTGCGCGCATGAAACCGGTTTGCGGATCAAATAAATTTCTCCATGACATAGAACGGTGAGAAAAATATTTATAGTCTGCATCATTCTTCATTCTCTTTGCTGCAAGTGCAATGCACCAATCGTCATACGCATACTCCAAAGTTTTCGAAACCGATTCACTTTCTCCTTCGGCAGGAATAAATCCATATTTTTTATATGCTTTCAATCCATTATCATCACTCATCGCAGAAACTTTCATCGCTTCATAAGCGAGAGCCGTATCGAAATCCGTCAATCCTTTCATCCACGCATCCACGATCACGGGAACAGAATGATAACCGATCATACAATTTGTTTCATTCGCAGAAAGTTCCCACACCGGTAATTTTCCTCCGTCCTGGAATTGTTTGAGAAAAGTGCGGATGAAATCCTGGTCGCGTTCCGGTTGAATGATTGTGAACAAGGGATGCAATGCGCGATACGTATCCCACAATGAAAAAACAGTGTATTGCGGATGAAGTGAATCGCGGTGAACTTTTTTATCCATTCCCCAATAATCGCCATTCACATCGGAATACAAATTCGGAGAAATAAAACAATGATAGAGTGCAGTATAGAAAATTCTCTTTTTTGTATTCGAAGAATCCTTCACTTCTATTTTTCCCAATTCGGAATTCCATTGCTGCTGCACCTTTTTTCTTACCGCATCAAAATCAAAATCCGGAACTTCTGTTTCCATATTGAGTTTCGCATTTTCGCAACTCACGGGAGACAGTGCAACTTTAACAATCACTTCTCCATGATGAACATCTTTCGTATTACAATCAAATTGAAAAACAGCCTTCAGATCTTTTGCCGAAGAAGAATCTGCTTCGAAAATTTTACCATTGCTCCATAAAGAAGATTTTTTAAACGGCACGGAAAATTTCGCGTAAAAATAAACACGCTGGTCATTTGCCCAGTTTCTCGAAAAACGATAACCACGAATGATCGAATCATTTACTATTTCGAGATGCGATCCGATAACCTCATCCCGATGCTGAAGATCCAGCAACACCCAGGAAGAATCATTTTTATAAAATTGATAACGCTGAACTCCAACCCGGGGTGAAGCAGTCAATTCAACATTTATTTTATACTGGGGAAGACTTATAAAATAATAACCAGCTTCTGCTCTTTCGTTGATATGAAAAAATTTTGTCCGATAACCTGGTTTCCCATCTGCACCATTTGTATAATTTATTTTTCCTGACCCCGGCATAAATAATATATCTCCATAATCACTGCAACCCGTTCCACTTAAATGCGTGTGAGAAAAACCATAGATCACCGAATCATCATAATGATAACCCGAACAACCATCCCAGCTTCCATCCACGCGCGTATCCGGGCTCAACTGCACCATCCCAAATGGCGCGCACGCACCCGGGAATGTGTGCCCATGCCCGGCAGTACCGATCATCGGATCGACATACTTTGCAAAATCAGTTTTTACAGTATCCACTTTCCAGGGAAAACAAACGTAGCCCGGAGTTTCATTTTCACTGCAGGTGAAAAGAAAAAAAGACAGCGGAAGTAATAGAAGTAGTTTTTTCATTGGTAAAATTGTTATTCGAAGATAAGTATTAGGTTGGAGAATAGAGGGAAGATCTCCACGAAGAATAAATGTAAATTATTGGTAATACCTCCCAACTCCTCACTCCCTGCTCCGAACTAAAATCTATCTTTACCCAATGAAATTCTTTCTTCCAGCATTTATTCTTGCAACACTTTTTTCCTGTGGCGGGAATGGAAATAAATCGAAAACAGATTCGGCCGGGCCGAAGATCGTAAAAGTTCCTGCGCTGAAAAAAGGCGACTTCAATTCGCTTTACGTTTTTACCGATCCAACAAATACTTACGAAGTTTACCTGCCATCGTCTTACGACACTGCCAAGAGATTTCCGGCGGTGATCTTCTTCGACGCGCATGGCGACGGGCATTTGCCATTGGAGAAATACAAAACGCTCGCAGAAAAATGGAATTATATTTTCATCGGTTGCAATTCCACGAAGAACGGAATGACAAGCGATATGACGATGAAGATCGGGAGTGAGTTGATCAATGAAGTGAAAACACGTTTCCCGGTCGATGAAAGTGAAATGGTACTGTGCGGATTTTCCGGTGGTGCGCGCGTTGCAGCCGGCCTCGGGGAAAATGAGAGTGATCTGAAAGGAGTGATCTGCAATTCTGCTGCGCCACAGTCTCCGCAAGCGGGAAAAGTTTTCATTGGACTCGCCGGTCTGGGCGACATGAATTACCTTGAGATGAAAAAATTCGTTGATGGAGAGAAACAGAATGGAAATAAATTCCCGAATGAACTCCTGGTTTTCGATGGTAAACACGAATGGGCGCCGGTGGATGTGATGGAAGATGCGATCCTGATGGTGAATGCTTACGATCTCCGGAATAATGTGAATGAAACAGACTGCCAGATGGCGGTGCAACTCGATAAAAACATCAGCGCGCAAAGTGATTCTATAAAAAATTCAAGCTGCCTCGTTGCTAAAGAACTGCTTGAGTCATTCGACGATC is a window encoding:
- a CDS encoding TolC family protein — encoded protein: MKKNLVIYFLSCVCMHASAQTLSLRAVLDSIQKNNPLLLSYANRINADSAMIPAASAWMPPTAGIEFDKNPYSFNNFYNGVVRISIMQNFPNRKVIDATSAYYGSFSSIDLNEYCYQRNKLFSQAKETYFNIYITQKNISILNQNIATLESMIDLAEKQMATGKGDLSSIYLLQAKKEEAQAKLIHEQNMILADMANIDYLMNADVRKTFSIDTNNVVRDYRNLLFEPEKDSLETRRSDIMQMNSIIYSMKLKQNMTALSSRPIFGLKVEHFAIMGMPDMFSVMGTMTINIAPWSARKYKSQVRSMGFQILDMQQQKQNMVNMTFSMIQMLTIEMNSEYREVDTYSNKVIPAYQKSLDANLLAYGQNSTSMTMVLMSYDDLQMAQMEYLKHLGTLLNVQASYEREMQIQ
- a CDS encoding efflux RND transporter periplasmic adaptor subunit encodes the protein MLRSLSCFCGLLLVFFFSCNTAEEKKQTGDSTNILKRRVVDFSSVLKPVSSSVLSNVKVISPMQETLPLIVDATGYIDYDNYSKWDISSRYSGRIEKLYIRYNYQHVNKGEMLFEIYSPDLVTAQENFVYALQNSAGDTALINSAREKLILLQFTSDQIREIESSRVVKNSLPVYSKFDGYVREIPMETNSMASYQQSPLLSVREGMYADRGQILFNVVNQQKFVAMLKIKSDDLGKIKLKQEVTFYIDNDSSMQMNGTVDFIDPVFNSDSKTLNIRVNVNNNKNMHKIGSLVNAKINSGNADGLWLPKSAVIDLGSEKIVWILKDGSFRSAKVETGQYSGGMVEIRSGLTGADQVAAEAHFLSDSEDFIKTPGDEK
- a CDS encoding efflux RND transporter periplasmic adaptor subunit, whose product is MKNKIFFPALILLLFSCRGKPKEKIGANEYYVCSMDPQVMEKQPGPCPLCKMPLSKVTIDTTENVVRLSKEQIRLGNIQTNIVKYDSIGEEKTLTGVFAINQNSQQQVSSRFNGRIEKLYRKIPGQSISEGDLIYDVYSRDLMQAEQEYIFALDRINSLSGSTNNKELSESAKNKLVLWGLTEKQIDSLVISKNATIVNHIYSKVSGTITEIPFREGDYIDEGSTIFKLADLSSLWVEAQIYSGELGTFEFGDQAEITPEAFPDETIEGEIDFANPSLQPETKINLLRIRVSNAKKEFIPGMMAFVVLRSKTKKAITLPTDAVIQNGKFSHIWIRIKDGTYQARKVETGIQTKTKIEIISGLSEGEEVVTSGAYLVYSDYVFARGKYPFAGSAGNAMGNMKMDHH
- a CDS encoding T9SS type A sorting domain-containing protein, which produces MKKTLLLLSTAFLGAFSMNAQTAVNFNCNDCAGNNHDLFTELAAGKIIVITWVMPCGACISVASTASNTVAGYASSNPGVVKFYLTDDYANTSCATLTSWASTNSITTDATFSNASISMTDYGTAGMQKTVILAGANGTVYYNVNGTVNASAMQTAINNALATGINTNNSSFAQLNVYPNPSVGNSTTVSFDLAKTSDVTLDIFNVVGEKVETVSLAKETAGKHEVAVDLTTFNNGVYFVRLNDGKNSATTRMVIAN
- a CDS encoding ROK family protein → MSHNMKQQVVAGIDIGGTNTEIALVDREGKIHFSAKMDTRSYATPELWVEAAVTHMKNGLRSTGTELVCTGIGAPSANYFTGSIEFAPNMPWPGIIPLTAMMEKETFRRCKLTNDANAASLGEQLFGDAKWLKDFVVITLGTGLGSGFVVDGDVLYGHDGFAGELGHVIVEKNGRLCGCGRKGCLETYVSATGIVNTAREMIGSDKEKSELKSIPLDQLESKHIASAAEHGDHLALRLMDFTAEKLAFALANMVTVTSPSHIFLYGGLAKAGKHILEPTRKYFDEYILRNYKGKVKIEMSGLPDNAAVLGAAALAWKEAGL
- a CDS encoding N(4)-(beta-N-acetylglucosaminyl)-L-asparaginase — encoded protein: MNRKSFLRTGILTTALAATGVSSFAMSDKKQKLGKKKNPNSTEGFPIVISTWKHGMPANDAAWKKLNDGGSATDAAESGVMVVEADPTNTSVGLGGYPDREGIVTLDASIMSDDGMAGSVSFVQGVAHPISLARKVMEKTPHVMIVGSGAELFAKSEGIEILPNKLNGVQKKAWDDWCKEKNYKPVINIENHDTIGLLVLDKNGKFAGVCTTSGLAWKMHGRIGDSPVIGAGLFLDNEVGASTCTGLGETVLRTLASHTAVEMMRHGATPQEACEEAINRIVKKNTNYKDFQVGILTINKKGEHGAYGLQKGFNYALYQHDKNTLLDSDYFVK
- a CDS encoding GxxExxY protein, producing MEKILNEKLLYADLTYVINGCVYDVYKSIGPGHLEKIYQKALSNALKKKGLIVQEQVTCNVIYDGEKIGNGRVDFLIEDKIILELKRGIYFSSGDYAQLNQYLLSMNKLLGLMIRFSNDRALIKRVINTNLVGKKPG